taccctgtgtgtgtggtgtgtgtgtgtgtgtgtggtgtgtgtgtgtgtgtgtatgtgtgtgtgtgtggtgtgtgtgtgtgtgtgtggtgtgtgtgtgtgtgtgttaaaaaaaagggggtcttTGGTAACGTTAACAGTCTCAGTAACTCAAACCTCATTCTTGACAGCATTTCTCTAATTTGTCTCAATTGTATTGACTTAGTATGTGATCTGATATCTGTCAGTGCAAATGGATCTATATTCATATacaatgttcagtgtgtgtgtgtgtgtgtgtgtgtgtgtgtgtgtgtgtgtgtgtgactatcatataatgatatatatacatatatatatatatgtctattaaCTTATGTCCAAATAAGCACTGGATAATGAGATacaaaatgtttttgttgtgCAGATAAAATcagccaacacccccccccccccaaccccccccccccaaaaaaaaaatctgtaactaGTGGTGTTGGTTCATGCCAGAGATATACATTTTGGGTATATTGATCTTGCTGGGGGTGAACAATCCTAATACATGGGAGATGCCCGTTGATAGTGGCAATAACATTTAATAGTCATCAATTATCTGCTATTTTAAAACTGATTCACTGATGGACCAGTGCGTATGTGGTGATCATTAATTCTGGCCATTGTTGTCGTTCCCAAAACCATcgacccctccactcccctgttcgactgacggagtgaacgtcaaTGCTTTGtttcattccgtcttgaggaaaaaaaatcgtCCAGTCATCATTGTCGTACACAAAACCacgcgtgtgtgctgtgtcaaaCTGTTGTGTTATCGCATCTGGCTAGTAGAAATAGGTCTACTTTCGACTTGCAGTTTCCTTGCGCCCACTGATCGACAAAATTGCTATTATTAGATCACTGGTCAGCGCTTCTCAACTTCGATCAGTATATTCGAGTGCAGCGTGAAAGCTATCAAATTGTGAAATaatgaacaacaataataatagaaatacaTTTCTTTCGTTTTCAGTGATAGTAGAAGAGTATTTTCGCTTACAAGGGCCGCAAAAAGTTCACTTGCCCACTTTTGGAAGGTTAGGGTGCAAAGGCCGTCTGCTCTTCAGCGCACCATCTTCTAATTCTGGAGTGAATCAGTGCACTTGGCATTGAGCTTGTGCAAAACCATCTAAATCATATAGGAGTCTTCGcggaaaaaaagtagaagaagaagaaagaaaagaaagaaaggaaagaaaggaaaaagagataaCTTTGTGTTCGTGCGCTGGGAAACATGTTAAACATTGATTTAGGGCTAAATAAACTTTACTAAAATgtgttttatttatattataATTCATAATATTTTATATACAACGATTCAAACACGGACATTTCGTGTTTTATGCATACAAATCAGGATTCTTGAATAATTCTTAAAAACATATGTACATTAGATATTTTCATATTAAGATTAATGTATGCGACCGTCACTGACGAACACTGAATCCAAAATCAACTTTGGAAACCAACACTGTCATTTGGTTCCCCATTCTGTCATTTtgataggtctgtctgtctgcctgtctgtctatgcgcgcgcgcgcgttggtgtGCATGTGCAAAGATGCCCGCACTCTCAACAGGCCATATGCATTCGTGAGAATTAGAACACATGGCGTTAAATGGCACAGTTTCGGCGATAAGACACTTCCGTTTTCCGAATGTTGTGCATGTAAACTTGACAAGCAGACGCTGCATTTCAGCTAATTTGGGGATAATGTGCATGTGAGAATCATATTGAAAACAATCAGTTGTGACGTGTTTTTACTCCGACTGATTGTAAGTTACTTTTGGTTCATGCGTTCTGTACAATTAAAGTGGACTGATAATTATGACGCAGGTCAGCATAAGTAGATCATGCTAGTAGTTAAAGAACAAAGGGATTATTTTGATCTCTTGACAGTTGAAGTAATCGTGTAACAGGAGACACAATCGATATTTGCACTATTTTGTGAAATAATAACTGTTAATGTCCTCTTGATCATTGTCATTGAATTTGGTCATTTCACCCATTTCAACGGGTTTTTTTCCTCTCATTtattaaattaattaattgatgGTTTTCATTTGGGTCCGACATTGTGTAAGTAATCGTGACATAATTCTTTACTGCGCCTTGCCGTACAAATCCATGAGTGCAGCGGCAGTTGCTTTAGTGATGGGACAGACTGTTCTATGGCATGGTAGAGTAGTCAAAATGATGCGTGTATTCCACAGACTCTACAAAATTCGGGGCACTGTACAAAGTTTACATCTGCTCAAACAAAATTTGATTGATACCAGTATGAGAGTATTTTGTGTCCAAGCGTTCAGCATTCGTTCAGTAAACAGTTGCCAGGTAGCTGTTTATCTATTGTTTCTACAGAGTGAAATAGTGGCCGTCtgcaaacactgacatcaaaataTCTACTTTCTGAATGACAGAATCATTCACAGCCTTTCATgatccccccctgccccacttgatcatccccctcactctccccatccCATGGAATATACCAACCTCAGCATTTCCcctatagtttgtttgtttaaatcgtGGTTTGATTATAGATGACGAGATCTTGACATTTCCAGTTTTCCAAAGAAAGTCTGAATGATTGTCAATATTTCATTATTTGGAACAATTACCCAGTTAAAAATTTACCACATTGTGTTGAAATACTTGAATGTTCCAAATCAAATGTTTAAATTATGATAATGTAATGATATAGTATTGTAATTATCATAACATATTTGCAGATGTTACAGGGTGGTAAGATGATATGATTTccaatatataaaagaaaatacCTTTGACTCTCGCCTGAAGTGCACAGTACAACTGTTTCTGACATACTTTGTTGTACATCCATGCCTGCTCATGAATGAAGAATCGATAAATaactttttctgttttatatGCAGGCATTCAGACTGATTTATATATCTTGCAGATATTTTTCCCACATTGACATTGTGAATGAatactgaatgtatgtgtgcaaatTACTAGTTTTACTAAAAATAGGACAAAATTTTCACTGTAAGTTGTATTAACCATGAATTATTGGTAGATCTGTAGATGGATGAATTTGTTGTCACTGAAGTCTGTAATTAGTGTAAATAATTAAACAGTAGAAATGATCATCATCAGttcagggcttttttttcatGATCCGGTTAATAAATTAATGTTTGAAGATTTGATCAACTAAGATAGATTACCCATAATATCTGTCTTTTTGGAATGCCATTTCAAATTACGCCTGATTTTTCATTTTGAGTGTGTATTtaaatgtatgcgtgtgtgtgtgtgtgtgtgtgtgtgtgtgtgtgtgtgcatgggtgcctGTATACTTGTATGTGTGCTTATGATATAATGTCAATAATGATATGCATAAAATTAAAGTAGAAGCACTTTCTTTTAaagagtatacatatatatgctttGCAGCATTTGAACAGGTCTGTGAAATTAAAAGTATGCTTACAAGTATGATAAGTATATATTCATACGATTAATGCACTTTATGCAGAAACATGTTCAACATGTGGTTCCGGTTAACTATTATTTAATTTGCAATTGTGCAGGTGCTTGATTAATCAGCGGAGACGAAAGGAAGCCTGTGGCGTTTTGCTTTCAGTAagaacactgacagtgacacacaaggaTGGACATTTGTAAAGGAGATGGACACATGAATGACACCTCAGACAAGGCAATGCCGAGAGCCCATTGCAATGGCCTGAAGACAGACAGCACCTCCGACGACCACGGAGAAATGACTGAAACTCTGTCATCGGAGCCACCCGTGAAACGAGCCAAACTCCCAGATGGAGAGTACTCGACTCAGAATAACACATCTGAGGATTGTCTGCCAGGGCCGTCAGACATAGATTCAGCAGGGGATGGTGAAAACAGTTACGGCAGCCCTTTCTTGCGTAACGACCTTGCAGAGAAATCAGGGATGCATGAGTTTGAGATCATTGATGAAGTGgttgctgatgacgatgatccaGACGAGGATGGTGAGCAGGATAGTGACGAGTCACTGGATGACATGGAACTGTACGCGCTGCTGGAGGAAGGGATCACCAAAGACTCCATCGCGCATTCAGAGCGACCCATTGAGAGGGAGAAGGTGGTGCTGGTTGGTACGTAGACATTTTGGTTGAGAGTGTAAGCTTTGGCTACAAATTTATACATTAATGATAGACAAGAAGGTGAAGCTAGACTGCAGTCTTTTCCTGGCTGTTTGGTACACTGTACAGTAACACATATTATAAAATACTTTCAATCATAACACAAATTATAGATCATGTAAATTGTAATTGGGTGACCTTTACCGTAATAAAAAATCATACTGAAATAGGAAAGTTTCAATACTAGGCTATAGATGTTAGAGTTTGTTTCAAATGACTGTTAGTTGGCACTGAATTTCATCTTACTTAACTATCTCTACAGTTTTAGTAATTTTCAAAGCGTAATTTATGTTTATGATTGTAATTAGATCTATAATGAAACATCCATAATATCTGCATGGCTTTGTGTCTGTAAttttgttaagtgtgtgtgtgtgtgtgtgtgtgttcttatgtaaTGTGCATGGTTACtgttcatttatattttttgtgtttgtgttttttcatgtttttttttttttttttaatttacccggAATACTTTTAACTTTAATTGCTACATCCAATTGTGAAAAAGAGATCTGTTACTTGGAAGAAAATGTGACAGGTTTTACTCCGTTTTTATAATTATGTTATATATTCTTAGTAACTGACAGTTCCTGGATCCCCTGTTTGTTGTGTTTCTAAAAGTAAGTTTGAATTTATAGAGTTGTTTTGTGATGTTTCTTGCTTTTTATATAACAATGGAATCTTTTTAATGCTGACCTGCTTGACAGATTTCCAAATTACAAAaaccttttagaaaaaaaataggaGCAGGAATGAGAAATTCAGGAAATGAAGAAAGTTTCTGATGTAGCAGTAAGCTTGATTTTGAATATAGAGCTGTTTACAACATGTGAAATCCTGGTCAGCGtgatttttgactcgcttgtgtaaacaaagtgagtttatgttttaacccagtgttcggttgtgtgtgtgtgtgtgtgtgtgtgtgtgtgtccgtgtgtctgtgtgtccgtggtaaacgttaacattgacattttctctgcaaatactttgtcaatggacaccaaatttggcataaaaataggaaaaattcagttctttccagtcatcttgtttaaaagtattgcacctctgggatgggcacaaaaaaaaataaaaaaagaagcctaattatatgcaaactgcatttactgttatatttatattttttgtattctctaaacttggcactttgacctcttattctgacgcaacaacaagaggagtcattattatcattttttgttcaaacaggaacttcttttgctaagcatggaatttttatttattttgcaaacgttttggtgcagatagtaaagaagggaaattactctgtaattaatgctaggggacttaatttatcacaagtgagtcttgaaggccttgcctctcttgtctttaatATAGATGAGTTCACAGTgaggaggaagttggcagaatggttgactGAAGATGTTCATCTGCCAGttcagagagtctgtgagggtctgggttcgaatcctgctcttgccctttctcccaaggttgactggaaaatcaaactgagcgtctagtcatttggatgagacgataaaccgaggtcccgtagcatcatgcacttggcgcattggaaaaagaacccatgacaacaagaggattgacctctggcaaaattctttagcagattccactctgataggtacacaaataaatgcgtgcactcaaggcctgactaagcgcgttgggttatgcggcTGCTCatccatctgcctagcagatgtggtgtatagcgaatgtggatttgtccgaacacagtgatgcctccttgagaaactgaaactgaaaactgaaaactcacAGTGTGTATAACTATGGGCTGATACTGAATTGATTCTGTCGACTGTCCATTTCACAGAGCGTGGACATGATCCTTTTGACATCCTGCCAGAGGGCTGGCTGGTTGTGACACACAACAGTGGAATGCCTATCTACCTGCATCGCCAGTCTCGAGTGTGCACTTTGGCCCAGCCTTACTTCCTGGGGTCTGGATCAGCCAGGGTTTGTTggatttacttgtgtgtgtgtgtgtgtgtgtgtgtgtgtgtgtgtgtgtgtgtgttgtgtgtgtgtgtgtttgtgtgtgttgtgtgtgtgtgtgtgtgttgtgtgtgtgtctgtgtgtgtgtgtataaaatcttAAAAGAATTTAAGTTGACTTGCTCACTCAGTTTTTGCCATGCTTTTCTGAACAACGCAGTAAATGTGTCAATATTTTTTAAAGCTAACAAGTTTTTCAAACTAATAACTCATGAATATGTGAAGGCTTTTTctggtaaagaagaaaaaaaaatacaagtaaTACCGTGAATTTGCATACATGGACACAGGCTGCATTGACAGACAAGGGATCAAAGGAAGTTAGTTGGGGAATTATAGAGTGGCAGATGGAAAACTTTTAAATTACTGAATCACTAAATGGTATTGGCCTTGGATTTGGTCGTTTAATTTTGATGTATTCCATCTCATTTGGCAATTGATAATGAAAGGATATTTTAGGGTTACTTCATTTCATGGCTTTCATCTGTCTTGTGTTATGTTTGACTTGAAAACATTGGTCatcagactttgtgtgtgtgtagtagtagtcttcagtttaacgtcttccactttcagtgatattagacagggaggggtggggggggaaaaaagaaaaaaaaaggggggtgcggGAGGATGGAGGGCGAGGcatggtggagggaacggtattgggcagagggtgaaaaatggtgtgcatgtgtgtgtgtgtgtgtgttcatttgttgctTTGAATGTAACTTTAAAAAACTGATGTGGGTGAACCATGATTCCGATTTCAGAAACATGACATTCCCATCAGCGCTGTACCGTGCTTGAAGTATCGACGGgagttggaaaaagaaaaagagccagaagaagagcagaagaagCCACAGGAAGCAGAGAACGGTGAGACCTCATTGGCCACTGACTCTCGGCAAGGTGGGTGTCCGGAGCTTGATACTTTTTGTAAACCTTAGGAGGTCAGTTCAGAGGATggtgggcagaatggttaagacactcagctgccaatagagagagtccgtgagggtgtgtggtttGAATCCCTCtcatgccctttctcccaacttttttttttgttttttttgttttttgtgattgatgtggatacttatatagcgcctatcctcggtcagagaccaagctctaagcgctttacatacacggggacatttgcaccacaggctgcctacctgggtagagccgactgacggctgccactgggcactcatcattcgtttcctgtgtcattcaatcagatttcagacgcacacacatacacactcagacagacatgtaacattttatgtgtgtgaccgttttttttatttatctaccccgccatgtaggcagccatactccgttttcgggggtgtgcatgctgggtatattcttgtttccataacccaccgaacgctgacatggattacaggatctttaacgtgcatatttgatcttctgcatgcacatatacacgaagggggttcaggcactagcaggtctgcatatatgttgacctgggaggtcggaaaaatctccaccctttaccccaccaggtgcaccgagattcgaacccaggaccctcagattgaaagtccagcgctttaaccattcggctattgcactttgactggaaaatcaaactgagcatctagtcatttggatgagatgataaaccaaggtcacgtgtgcagcacgtacttctgctgctgggcaggcatcgacttgcagatgtggtgtagcgtatatggacttgtccgaatgcCGCAccacctccttgaaaaactgaaactgaaacctttggtattttgtttgtaagaaagggaaagaagtgtTGGCAACAGCCAGTCTGTTGTCTGCAAAATAAGAAAGCTGGACCTGCGAAATgctgacacacagaacagacaaggGCAGTGGAAAACAGCACACCCCGTAATGTTACTccttgttgacgggcgcaatagccaagtggttaaagcgttggactgtcaatctgagggtcctgggttcgaatcacggtgacggcgcctggtgggtaaagggtggagatttttacgatctcccaggtcaacatatgtgcagacctgctagtgcctgaacccccttcgtgtgtataatcaagcagaagatcaaattcgcacgttaaaagatcctgtaatccatgtcagtgttcggtgggttatggaaacaagaacatacccagcatgcacacccctgaaaacggagtatggctgcctacatggcggggtaaaaacggtcatacacgtaaaagcccactcatgtgcatacaagtgaacgtgggagttgcagcccacgaacgcagaagaagaagaagaagaagttactccTTGTTCACCTTTTACTATCAAGGCTGTGGGAAATTGATGATTTTTcacacagttttgttttttcaagcgcCATAGCTTTCATATACTTTGGAAATGGAGCTCAATGTAACGAGATATATGGGACAGGATATGGGGACATTAATTCTGTTTCAGTATGGTTCGAAAGTGGCTGTAGCTCAATCACTCAGTCAATCAACCACTTTACTGTTTGAAACACAGAACGTACTGAATGTACATTAAATCAGTTTGTTTTGGTCTTTTCGCAGACTGTTttatatacaagagagagagagagagatgggtggagggagggagtgttcaCATGACTATATGTATACTTGTATGCATGAGTATGCATATttaaatgattattttttattgttgttttcagaaactgCTGATTCTACTGAAGGCGCTGGCTCAAAAactgaacagacaacaacagaagacACTGACTCAAAAACGGGACAGGCAGCAAAGGAAAATAACGACACAAGAactgaacagacaacaacagaagacACTGACTCAAAAACAGGACAGGCAACAACAGAGGGCACTGACTCAAAAactgaacagacaacaacagaagacACTGACTCAAAAACAGGACAGGCAACAGCGGAGGGTACTGACTCGAAAACGGAACAGGCAACAGCGGAAGACGCCGACTCCAAAACAGACCCGGCATGTCCATTCCCATCGGTGAAAATCAAGTCAGCTGATGAGATGAGGAAGGAGACGTCTCTTGGTAAGAACTTCATCCTTCGGACTGTCACATGATTGATAAGGTATAGTCTGTTCAGCTACTCCttgactggatgtgtgtgtgatagattggCAGTAGGAATTCATTCACGTACACAGGGTGTTTTCATCTTTTAGGCAGATATAtgcatgattttttgttgttgttgttgacaaaacACATATTATTTTCAGATTATTTATTGAAGTGATGGCAccttgtttaaagaaaaaaagcaacaacaaaaaacaaaacaacaacacctgcaaTAGCataataagaatttttttttttaaattctgtccATAGACTTATTTCAAGGACGAATGACATTAAGTTGATGTAAATGATGGAATCTTGGGAAAGTCTTGGCAGTGCCATGTTTTCAGGGCTGGAAGCTAACATTAACAACTGGTTATGCATGTAATGGTGGTGTTGTAAGAGGAGTGGtacccttcaggggtgaagaacagaaaggaggagtctgtgctgggCAGACTGCATGcaggggcacacttttttttccttctcattcttacttgttgaagggggaagaggcccctcgatgtattccctgtgatgagcctctcaccgtgaaacacgtgctccttgactgttgggatctgcatgacgttagacacagacattacacggcggtttctttgaagaccttgtttcgtgatgtccctccgtgggcactgatggacttcttaaaagaagtgaacatttttaaccagatttgaaggttttaaactatggaagttttttttaaaaactttgagtggaaagtttgaagtggtgactcgttttaattgtttgttggttttttttttacccttgtagtagttattaacgcggcgatagccttgagatggccttagtggtcggcaaggctctaagcaccataatttcatttcataattTCAAGAGAGTGGTCAGGTGTGTCAGTTGTAAGTCACTTGGTACCCAGCATGGACTGGGTAATGAGTCACGCTATATGTGCTAGTTTCTTCTGTGATGATGCCCTGAAGAAAAGAGATGATCTTGGTAAAGtgttcttgcttttcttttttttcagattaccTGAAGTTACGAGAATATTGTCAGAACCTGTTTGAATTCAAGACAGTTACGGTTCAGAGATACAAGTGAGTTCACAACAGTATTTTATGTTCTGTAAATTTTCAGATTGGTTCCAAATCACATACTGGTGTGTGAATACTATTACTACAGAcctggatgggagtggggggtggggtggagtttgTGTCAGATTTGATTGTtcctgttgacgggcgcaatagccgagtggttaaagcgttggactgtcagtctgagggtcccgggttcgaatcacggtgacggcgcctggtgggtgaagggtggagatttttacgatctcccaggtcaacatatgtgcagacctgctagtgcctgaacccccttcatgtgtatatgcaagcagaagatcaaatacgcacgttaaagatcctgtaatccatgtcagcgttcggtgggttatggaaacaagaacatacccagcatgcacacccccgaaaaggagtatggctgcctacatggcggggtaaaaacggtcatacacgtaaaagcccactcatgtgcatacgagtgaacgcagaagaagaagaagaagaagattgttccTGTATCCACTGAATGATCAGAAAGGAGCAGAAAGAAGTCTGGTACCTTGTTGTGGGCACAGGGGGGTGTAACAAGTCAGTGTTTTATAATCTGTGTACaccacagacatcaccacactTTACCACTCTGAATTTCTCtttctgagataataaagttgatgATGATTCTGTTTCGGAATGTCATTTCTGACACTCTGCACACACTCATCAGAATGTGTGACTCATACAAGCATTTTTAATTGTCTATTTGATTATGGTTTATGCATCTTGTATTTCAGTTTTTATCTTTTGTTACAGAACTTGGAGAGACCGACGCAAGCACATGGGATCTAAAAAACAGTCACGGCCAGAGCTGGTATGTTTGGCAAAAAagctaaagtttataaaaaccttttgggtggtagttgaatcctctttgttctTACACGAcatttcggaccataggcccgttgtcaagtgaagagaagaggacagtgtgaataggaaagcctatgtgaggaaagggtgatgacatctcactactttctgttttggtgGGCCATGCACATAAACACTTGCTGAtttccatcaaaacagaaagtagtgagatgtcattaCCCTTTCCTCAcacaggctttcctattcacactgtcctcttctcttcacttgacaacgggcctatggtccgaaacgtcgtgtcaaaacaaagaggattcaactaccacccaaaaggtttttttaaattttttttataaactttagtttttttgtctttgaagaatcctgcagtcatttttgtcttcttccctggtatgtttgggtttttttctggtttttgttgttgtcatgtttgtAATTTTTTGGTGTGTTCACTGTTGCAGGTTTGGTattcctgccccccgccccctccaaaccctatttattatatataaattctttactttttttctggtGTTTCTGAGGGAAAAGAGGTGGGGTTCCGTTTTCTTTAGTTGTTACCTCTTGAGGAACGCTGTGAAAATGGAGGGGCGATAAAAATACTGGATTATGATGATGTCTTATTTAGGTATGTATTATTTGTGACGTTAGAGTTGGGTGAATATAGATATATTATTGTGTTATTCAGTTGTTACAAGTTATATGTTCCGTTTGTGAAAAATAGAATGTAAAGGTGTTTTAAATGTGTGTTTCAATGATTTGATCTTCTCACAGTGTGGTTATGTAGGATGGAATACAGGGATTGaaactgtcaggcaaaaatgacATTTTCCGTTGTGTGCGTAATATTTTTTCGTTTtgattttgtatatttttttgctttggtttCCGTACTTAGCCTGTGAAAGTTTGATTCAGTATTGGTTGGTGAAAAGTGATTATGGTAATCCCATATCATCATCCTTACTTTATTTGAAAGAGATATTCCAgaatatcaagtgtgtgtgtgtgta
The DNA window shown above is from Babylonia areolata isolate BAREFJ2019XMU chromosome 29, ASM4173473v1, whole genome shotgun sequence and carries:
- the LOC143302217 gene encoding LOW QUALITY PROTEIN: microprocessor complex subunit DGCR8-like (The sequence of the model RefSeq protein was modified relative to this genomic sequence to represent the inferred CDS: deleted 1 base in 1 codon), with product MDICKGDGHMNDTSDKAMPRAHCNGLKTDSTSDDHGEMTETLSSEPPVKRAKLPDGEYSTQNNTSEDCLPGPSDIDSAGDGENSYGSPFLRNDLAEKSGMHEFEIIDEVVADDDDPDEDGEQDSDESLDDMELYALLEEGITKDSIAHSERPIEREKVVLVERGHDPFDILPEGWLVVTHNSGMPIYLHRQSRVCTLAQPYFLGSGSARKHDIPISAVPCLKYRRELEKEKEPEEEQKKPQEAENGETSLATDSRQETADSTEGAGSKTEQTTTEDTDSKTGQAAKENNDTRTEQTTTEDTDSKTGQATTEGTDSKTEQTTTEDTDSKTGQATAEGTDSKTEQATAEDADSKTDPACPFPSVKIKSADEMRKETSLDYLKLREYCQNLFEFKTVTVQRYKTWRDRRKHMGSKKQSRPELPSSTKLITCSVPTTSPDKKKTKGKEFFLNPSGKSFVCILHEYVQHTMKVQPFYVFKELENSKTPYSATVLINDIEYGTGCAISKKLAKSEAAKNTLKILIPEMNALTDDQLQKNTEDLSFFDEIKIEDPRISELGNKAGQPSPYQILRECLSRNYGMGDTDCLLDMKPLKHQNCEFTITVGKHKATVIAKSKRSGKQRAAQAILQKLHPHVPSWGSLLRLYGNTADRAQCAKKKEVNEVKRHRPNQAILDRLREEMKRLSAQRDAIKSHGRLVVNSEDLPNKVNSVDL